One region of Asterias rubens chromosome 5, eAstRub1.3, whole genome shotgun sequence genomic DNA includes:
- the LOC117289951 gene encoding phosphatidylinositol transfer protein beta isoform-like yields MVLRKEFRIVLPLTVEEYQVAQLWAVAEASKNETGGGEGVEVRKNEPYEKKDDSGNVIEKGQYTNKVYHLQQKVPGYVRALAPEGALEMVEEAWNAYPYCKTVITNPDYMKEKFSLTIETWHKPDRGKQENVHKLPPAQLSKRDVVQIDIANDKVKDCDYDPKTDPKIVKSQKLNRGPLNTTDWKNTCEPHMCAYKLVTIEFVWFGLQSIVESWIQKAERRVFTNFHRQLYSWMDKWAGLTMADIRALEDETQAELDKMRKEGEVRGTKEK; encoded by the exons ATGGTTTTACGAAAAGAATT TCGGATAGTTTTGCCACTAACTGTGGAAGAG TACCAAGTCGCACAATTATGGGCTGTGGCCGAAGCGAGCAAGAATGAAACAGGAGGAGGTGAAGGAGTCGAGGTGAGGAAAAACGAACCCTATGAAAAGAAAGATGATAGTGGCAACGTCATCGAGAAGGGGCAATACACAAATAAAGTTTATCATTTACAACA GAAAGTTCCAGGTTATGTAAGAGCATTAGCACCAGAGGGTGCATTGGAGATGGTGGAAGAAGCATGGAATGCTTACCCTTACTGCAAAACGGTCATTACT AATCCCGATTACATGAAGGAAAAGTTCTCCCTAACCATTGAAACATGGCATAAACCAGACAGAGGAAAGCAGGAAAAT GTTCACAAACTGCCACCCGCTCAATTAAGTAAGCGAGACGTTGTACAGATTGATATAGCTAACGACAAAGTTAAAGACTGC GACTATGATCCAAAGACAGACCCAAAGATAGTGAAATCTCAAAAGTTGAATCGAGGACCTCTCAACACTACTGACTGGAAG aaCACCTGTGAGCCTCACATGTGCGCATACAAACTGGTAACAATTGAATTTGTGTGGTTTGGACTACAAAGTATAGTAGAAAGCTGGATTCAAAAG GCCGAGAGGAGAGTATTCACAAATTTTCACCGTCAACTGTACAGTTGGATGGATAAATGGGCCGGTCTTACAATGGCCGACATCCGTGCACTTGAAGATGAAACCCAAGCAGAGCTAGATAAA ATGCGTAAAGAGGGCGAGGTGAGAGGCACCAAAGAAAAATGA